One Lycium barbarum isolate Lr01 chromosome 5, ASM1917538v2, whole genome shotgun sequence genomic window carries:
- the LOC132641388 gene encoding WAT1-related protein At3g28050-like isoform X1, with translation MEMNMKMKEALPYIGMASTQFAQVGLMIVGKKAMSTGMTNFTFVFYSNALASLILLPSFFFYRSTRPPLNFSLISGFFLLGVLGCSAQLTGYTGINYTSASFASAMLNLIPGFTFILAVIFRMEKLDCRSTSTLIKSVGTIVSIAGAFTATLYKGPQILLTSSSLKPRNYLHFQETDWVIGGLYLVVDCVAASLYLIVQASILKKYPVELIVVFFYCFFSSILSAIVSLFMDRNLNAWMLQPGTRLLAVLYSGIFGSAFQVSVMFWCIRRKGPLFVAMFHPLGIVIAVALGIIFLGDIFYLGSLVGSIIIVVGFYAVMWGKTKEEKVDEDKLARNISSKAPLLQVKDGETKI, from the exons ATGGAGATGAATATGAAGATGAAGGAAGCTTTGCCATATATAGGAATGGCTTCAACTCAATTTGCACAAGTTGGTCTAATGATAGTTGGCAAAAAAGCCATGTCCACTGGAATGACCAACTTCACTTTTGTCTTCTATTCCAATGCACTTGCTTCCCTTATTCTCCtcccttctttcttcttctacAG GTCAACTCGTCCTCCACTTAATTTCTCACTCATATCTGGATTTTTCTTGCTTGGAGTTCTTGG TTGTTCAGCGCAGCTAACAGGGTATACTGGGATTAATTATACTTCTGCTTCATTTGCCTCAGCAATGCTCAACCTCATCCCAGGCTTTACTTTCATACTTGCCGTCATTTTCAG GATGGAGAAATTAGATTGTCGAAGTACAAGTACCCTGATTAAATCTGTTGGAACAATCGTCTCAATTGCCGGAGCATTCACCGCCACTCTTTACAAGGGACCACAAATTTTGTTGACTTCCTCATCTTTGAAGCCTCGAAATTATCTTCATTTCCAGGAAACTGACTGGGTGATTGGAGGACTATATCTTGTAGTGGATTGTGTAGCGGCTTCATTATACTTAATTGTACAG GCTTCCATCCTTAAGAAATATCCAGTCGAGCTGATTGTGGTCTTCTTTTACTGCTTCTTTTCATCCATTCTATCAGCAATTGTCTCTCTGTTTATGGACAGGAACTTAAATGCCTGGATGCTACAACCTGGTACGAGATTGTTAGCTGTCCTATACTCA GGAATTTTTGGCTCAGCATTTCAAGTCAGTGTGATGTTTTGGTGCATTCGTAGAAAGGGACCTCTCTTTGTTGCGATGTTTCATCCTCTGGGAATTGTAATCGCTGTGGCATTGGGTATCATCTTCTTAGGAGATATTTTCTACCTTGGAAG CTTGGTAGGGTCAATTATAATCGTTGTTGGCTTTTACGCTGTGATGTGgggaaaaacaaaagaagaaaaggtggaTGAAGACAAGCTCGCAAGAAATATCAGTTCAAAGGCCCCGCTCTTGCAAGTAAAGGATGGTGAGACAAAAATTTAA
- the LOC132641389 gene encoding WAT1-related protein At5g40240-like has protein sequence MEMSAVLPFMAMIVQQLAQVGSVVAAKEAMSTGMTTFTFTFYSSAFSTLLLIPLSFILHRSALPPFWPTFLYGFFLLGIMGFMMQVLGFLGLQYSSPLLSTAILQLIPGFTFILAVILRMENFEYKSLSTMAKSIGTLVSIIGALVATLYKGPQVFGISSLNSILTSNPSAWVIGGLLTMISALIASVFIISQAFVLKKYPAELVLMLFYSCCVTILCVVFSLITDRDLNSWSLSPNRRLLALIYSGLFGHVFQVSISLWCVRKRGPLFVVMFHPISIVIAMAASIFMGETIRVGSLVGSAIIVVGFYSVIWGKAKEWKMGDKRSESNSNKMPLLQDKADDPEVNP, from the exons ATGGAAATGAGTGCAGTGCTTCCATTTATGGCGATGATAGTTCAGCAATTAGCACAAGTTGGATCAGTTGTGGCAGCTAAAGAGGCAATGTCAACTGGGATGACTACTTTCACTTTTACCTTCTATTCAAGTGCCTTTTCAACTCTCCTTCTTATTCCCCTTTCCTTCATCCTCCATAG ATCAGCTCTTCCACCTTTTTGGCCTACTTTTCTCTATGGTTTTTTCTTGCTTGGCATAATGGG TTTCATGATGCAAGTACTTGGATTTCTAGGACTTCAATATTCCTCTCCATTACTTTCCACAGCAATATTGCAATTAATTCCAGGTTTCACCTTCATTCTTGCCGTCATTCTCAG GATGGAAAACTTTGAGTACAAGAGTTTGAGCACAATGGCTAAATCTATTGGGACATTAGTATCAATAATAGGTGCACTTGTTGCAACTCTATATAAAGGCCCTCAAGTTTTTGGAATTAGCTCTTTGAATTCAATATTAACAAGTAACCCTTCTGCTTGGGTCATTGGAGGTTTGCTTACAATGATTAGCGCACTAATTGCTTCTGTATTTATCATTTCACAG GCATTTGTCCTCAAGAAATACCCTGCAGAGCTGGTTTTAATGTTGTTTTATAGCTGCTGTGTTACGATTCTCTGTGTTGTTTTCTCTTTAATTACTGATAGAGACTTGAATTCTTGGAGCTTAAGCCCTAATAGAAGATTACTGGCTCTCATATACTCG GGTTTATTTGGACATGTATTCCAAGTGAGTATAAGCTTATGGTGTGTGAGGAAAAGAGGACCTCTCTTTGTTGTCATGTTTCATCCAATAAGCATTGTTATTGCCATGGCTGCCAGCATATTCATGGGTGAAACTATCCGTGTTGGAAG TTTGGTGGGATCAGCCATAATTGTAGTTGGCTTTTACTCAGTGATATGGGGAAAAGCTAAAGAATGGAAAATGGGAGACAAGAGGTCGGAATCAAACAGCAACAAGATGCCTTTATTACAAGATAAAGCTGATGATCCTGAAGTTAATCCATGA
- the LOC132641390 gene encoding uncharacterized protein LOC132641390: MVPSPGCNCEKSKDFVIYLQRLKVYQFLMGLNDTYAQARSHILMMTPLPSVNQVYSMMMSDESQKAVAQVVSNAGLLGIAPSGVQDSIVMYSKAVPQKGKRNYYNPNYNPNAFCDHCKLKGHFKKDCYKLVRYPLDFPRYNKHRGGNDNKGYTYRNQDGRNYDHRDKQRRTGPRAHNVIAKEGWNGQTLSQTSGYPQSQQGQMNNYNIQQGKMHAHNVSNTKAGNIVLLTNAGSIVLPPKLHKNSVSRFAKWWSRIKAP, encoded by the coding sequence ATGGTCCCTTCACCTGGGTGTAACTGTGAGAAGTCAAAagattttgtgatatatttacaAAGATTAAAAGTGTATCAATTTCTAATGGGGCTTAATGACACTTATGCACAAGCTAGGAGTCATATTTTAATGATGACACCATTACCCTCAGTAAACCAAGTATACTCTATGATGATGAGTGATGAAAGCCAAAAGGCAGTTGCACAAGTAGTGAGCAATGCAGGTTTACTTGGTATAGCACCATCTGGTGTGCAGGACTCAATTGTTATGTACTCTAAAGCTGTCCCtcagaaaggaaaaagaaattacTACAATCCTAACTACAACCCAAATGCCTTCTGTGATCATTGCAAGCTTAAAGGACACTTTAAGAAAGATTGCTACAAACTAGTAAGGTACCCTCTAGATTTCCCTAGATACAATAAGCACAGAGGAGGTAATGACAACAAAGGGTACACATATAGGAATCAAGATGGTAGAAACTATGATCACAGGGACAAGCAGAGAAGAACAGGTCCTAGGGCACACAATGTGATAGCTAAAGAAGGGTGGAATGGTCAAACTCTGTCTCAAACTAGTGGATATCCTCAGAGTCAACAAGGACAAATGAACAACTACAACATACAGCAAGGGAAAATGCATGCTCATAATGTGTCTAACACAAAAGCAGGAAACATAGTCTTACTAACCAATGCAGGAAGCATTGTTTTGCCACCTAAGTTACACAAGAACAGTGTGAGCAGATTTGCAAAATGGTGGAGCAGAATCAAGGCACCATGA
- the LOC132641388 gene encoding WAT1-related protein At3g28050-like isoform X2: MEMNMKMKEALPYIGMASTQFAQVGLMIVGKKAMSTGMTNFTFVFYSNALASLILLPSFFFYSCSAQLTGYTGINYTSASFASAMLNLIPGFTFILAVIFRMEKLDCRSTSTLIKSVGTIVSIAGAFTATLYKGPQILLTSSSLKPRNYLHFQETDWVIGGLYLVVDCVAASLYLIVQASILKKYPVELIVVFFYCFFSSILSAIVSLFMDRNLNAWMLQPGTRLLAVLYSGIFGSAFQVSVMFWCIRRKGPLFVAMFHPLGIVIAVALGIIFLGDIFYLGSLVGSIIIVVGFYAVMWGKTKEEKVDEDKLARNISSKAPLLQVKDGETKI, encoded by the exons ATGGAGATGAATATGAAGATGAAGGAAGCTTTGCCATATATAGGAATGGCTTCAACTCAATTTGCACAAGTTGGTCTAATGATAGTTGGCAAAAAAGCCATGTCCACTGGAATGACCAACTTCACTTTTGTCTTCTATTCCAATGCACTTGCTTCCCTTATTCTCCtcccttctttcttcttctacAG TTGTTCAGCGCAGCTAACAGGGTATACTGGGATTAATTATACTTCTGCTTCATTTGCCTCAGCAATGCTCAACCTCATCCCAGGCTTTACTTTCATACTTGCCGTCATTTTCAG GATGGAGAAATTAGATTGTCGAAGTACAAGTACCCTGATTAAATCTGTTGGAACAATCGTCTCAATTGCCGGAGCATTCACCGCCACTCTTTACAAGGGACCACAAATTTTGTTGACTTCCTCATCTTTGAAGCCTCGAAATTATCTTCATTTCCAGGAAACTGACTGGGTGATTGGAGGACTATATCTTGTAGTGGATTGTGTAGCGGCTTCATTATACTTAATTGTACAG GCTTCCATCCTTAAGAAATATCCAGTCGAGCTGATTGTGGTCTTCTTTTACTGCTTCTTTTCATCCATTCTATCAGCAATTGTCTCTCTGTTTATGGACAGGAACTTAAATGCCTGGATGCTACAACCTGGTACGAGATTGTTAGCTGTCCTATACTCA GGAATTTTTGGCTCAGCATTTCAAGTCAGTGTGATGTTTTGGTGCATTCGTAGAAAGGGACCTCTCTTTGTTGCGATGTTTCATCCTCTGGGAATTGTAATCGCTGTGGCATTGGGTATCATCTTCTTAGGAGATATTTTCTACCTTGGAAG CTTGGTAGGGTCAATTATAATCGTTGTTGGCTTTTACGCTGTGATGTGgggaaaaacaaaagaagaaaaggtggaTGAAGACAAGCTCGCAAGAAATATCAGTTCAAAGGCCCCGCTCTTGCAAGTAAAGGATGGTGAGACAAAAATTTAA